gggaaaaaaaagggctTTTGCACACCTCTTTTAGACGTCAGTAGGTCTCAGCCAGGTACTAGTAGCGACCTTGTGGGTGTTGATTTGAGGCGCCTTCCCCCGATCTCCGCAGCTATTCAAGAAACGGCCCGCGAGCTCGTAAATCCGACAGATAAACAAACCCCCCTgcctgctgttgctgtctCGCATATCTGACGCTGACGCCATTACTCTGCTGTCTGCACCAGAGATCCGACGTCAACTTCCCAAGCACTCGATTGCCTGATATTTGCGCTGAATGGCCCCTCAACCCGACCAAAGCTCCATGTTTGTCACCTCTCCACAGACCCAGCCGGACGACAGTCCGCTGATGACGCCGCTGGCGGTCCCCCAGCACGCGGGACTCAGCCAGGCGATTTCCAAGCTCAGTCTCAACACCAAGGCCCCCGGCACCGTCGAGAAGCCCGTGCGACCTCCGCTGGCGACGCGGGTGTCGGGTCCACACATTAAGCTGCGACGGTTTTCGGGCACCAAGAGCGAGCACTCGTCTGCCGGCGAGGAGGATCTACCCCCGCCAAACGTGAATTTTTTCCTCGATAACCGACTCCCCACGGAGTACTTCAAGCAGGATATCCTCATGTTGATCCATACCCTCAAGATTCCCAAGTGGAAGTACGTGGAGAGCACCATGGCCGCCGACATGGTGGTCACCCGACTGTCTGGTGCGCTCACCAACGCCGTCTACCACGTTGCTCCCCCGACATACCTCAAGGAGCGGCTGCGAGAAGCCAACGAAGGCTTTGTGGCCAAACACAGGCTGCCgctgcctctgctgctACGAGTGTACGGCCCCCAGGTTGAGCATCTCATCGACCGGGACTCGGAGCTGCGAATTCTGCAGCGTCTGGGACGAAAGAACATTGGACCCAAGATGATGGGCACCTTTACCAACGGCCGGTTCGAGCAGTTCTTCCACGCAAAGACCCTGTCCAAGGAAGATCTCAGAGACCCAGACACTTCTGTGCAGATTGCCAAGCGAATGCGAGAGCTGCACGACCACGTGCGACTGCTTCCTGAAGAGCGAATGTCTGGCCCCGGAGTGTGGGTCAACTTTGAAAAGTGGGGCGTGCgagccaaggaggtgctTGAGATTCTCGATAACCGGGCCAAGACCAACCCTGCCGCCGAATGGACTTGCCAGACCGTTGTGCAGAGCTCCTGGGACGAATTCCTGACCATGGTTGCCAAGTACCGAAGCTGGCTGGAGCACAAGCATGGAGGCGCCGAGtccatcaacaagaagctcgtCTTTGCCCACAACGATACACAGTACGGCAATCTGCTGCGTCTGGAGCCCCCGCCAGGCTCTCCTCTGCTGCAACCTCAGCTGGAGCACAGACAGCTCATTGTCATTGACTTTGAGTACGCATCCCCCAACGCCCGAGGCTTTGATATCTGTAACCACTTTTGCGAGTGGATGTCCGACTACCACGATGCTCAGCATCCCGAAACCATTCATGAGAAGGCCTATCCTACCGtcaaggagcagctcaacCTTCTCAACGGCTACGTGGAGCATGGTCTGGAGTCCTTTGATGACGAGGACCAGATCCAGGTCGAGGTGGACGGACTCATGGAAGAGGTGCGTGACTGGCGACCCGCCGTGCACCTCTACTGGCTCGTGTGGGGTATTGTGCAGGCTGTGATTGAccaggaggaagacgatGAGATCCGAGAGGAGCTGAACATGGAAACTGGCCAGTACACGTttgagaccgaggaggagaagcagcaaTTGTCCGCGTCTTCCGGCTCTTCTGCCAATCTCAAACCGTCCGTGAGTCACTCATCTGCTTCGgaagtggaagaggaggaagaccCCTTTGACTACCTCAGCTACGCGTCCCAGAAGGCCCAACTCTTCTGGAGCGACATGATCAGATTCGGGCTCTTGGACGAGAAAGACTACAAGGGAGTCACCCGGTTTATTAATGCGTAGATACTGGACGCAACCAAACACGGGGTGTCacaaaatgaaaaataaCGCTAATGTAGATAATCAATGTATATTAAGGATGGCTTCTCTAGATGTACGCTCTACGCTCCGCGCCTGTATGTCCTCCACTCGCATTTACGTACACTCGAACCAAATCAGTAGACCTTTATTCATTATCAGTCGTTCACTTGCGTCATTCAATTATATATAAGTTACATAAGGAGCATCTTTCGAGGATCCtcaatgagctccttgataGTTCGGAGGAAAACGACAGCCTCACGACCATCGAGAACTCGGTGATCGTAGGTCAATGCAAGGTACATCATTGGTCGAGAAACAACCTGGCCGTCAACAACGACAGCTCGGTCCTTGACACCATGCAGACCGAGAACGGCAGTCTGGGGCATGTTAATGATGGGGGTACCGAAGAGAGAgccaaaaacaccaccgttggagatggtgaaGGTTCCGCCGGCCATATCCTCAAGAGTGATCTTGTTGTCTCGGGCCTTGACACCGAGGTCGTGAATGGCCTTCTCAATGCCCATGACGTCGAGCTGGTCAACGTTTCGGACAACGGGGGTCACCAGACCCTTGGGGGTGGCGACGGCGACAGAAATGTCAACGTAGTCTCGGTAGACAATGGTGTCACCACCGTTGGGGCCCTCAATGGCAGCGTTGACGGCAGGAACGTCTCGCATGGCCAGAGCGGCGGCCTTGGAGAAGGCACCCATGAAACCAAGCTTGGTGccggtcttcttgagcatctcATCCTTGTAGAGCTTTCGCATCTCCATCAGAGAGGACATGTCGACCTCGTTGAAGGTGGTCAGAGAAGCGGCGGTGTTCTGGGACTCCTTGAGTCGCTCAGCAATTCGAAGTCGCATTCGGTTCATCTTGACTCGCTCCTCCTTTCGGAAGCCGCCGAGACCCTCGGTGGCAtcggtcttcttctcctccttgggagcgggcttcttctcctccttcttgggagcaggggcagactcctccttcttgggggcctcctccttcttagGGGCAGGGgcagactcctccttgggagcaggctcctccttctcctccgtcttctcctccttcttctccttgggAGGCTTGGAGCCACCGCTGCTGGAGCCCTCGCCTCGCTCAATCTTGAGAAGAGGCTGGCCGACAGTGACGGTGTCGTCGGGCTTGACCAGGAACTCGGTGATGGTTCCGGCGAAGGGAGCGTTGACGGCAACATCAATCTTATCGGTCTCGATGGTGGCGATCTCCTCATCGGCCTCGACAAAGTCTCCAATGTCCTTCTCAAAGGCGGTCAGAGTACCCTCAGTCAGAGACTCGGCCATGGGAGGCACCTCAACAACGTCGGCGTATCCTCGGGACAGCAGAACAGGCTTGAAGGTCATGACGGTGGGTCGAGTGACCTGAGCGGTCATGGAGGGAGCCTTGAGCGTTTGTCTTAGCATGGATGTGGAGGCGGCGGAAGACAGCATTCTTCGCGACGAGGCGGAGGCCATTCGCATGGATTGGGATCTGATTGTTCTAAGCATCTGGGGTTAGTCATGGGGTGAGTAGAAAGGTGATGGAAAAGTCGTTGTCACAGAGTGCCATGGTGCTTGTGTTCATGTTCGTATTTGTGTCACAACACTGTGCGGgttgtgtgtctgtgtaaTGTGTTGTCATTTAAAGGTGCTGTGATTCGCAGCTTCTTTGCCACTGTTTTGTATCGGACACAGCAAACAGAACATGTTGAGGGCCCAAGAGACTTGCAATGACACAATAACATTGGTTATGTGCCATTGAAACCACCTGTGATGCCTCACCAGCCCTGGCTCTTCCCTGAGAGCATTGCCCGGAGCTATCGCATGAGGGACTCAAGAGAGAAACGGGCTCCGACAGAGCACGGGAGAAAGCGTGCGACCAGCACTCTATGGGGCCGGCAATTGCGGCTTGTCGTTCCCAGTCCTCCAATTGGCGTCCGGAGCCCCACCAGCATCCAACGTGTTCACTCACCTTGGGTCAAGAAAATTTACAGTCGTGGAGGTAGGAGCGCTGCAGTTATAAGCAAGCGATGGAAAAGCTACTTGGTTGGTCTTTGTTCTGGGGTGGGAGGGTAAGGGGATTTATTGCGCAGTAATTGGCCAAAACCTAAATAGAAACTCCGGCACGCATTCCGGAAGAATTCGGGCGCCTTTTACTATGCGGCAATTTACAGCGAGGAGAAAGACAGACAGAAGAAAACAGAGGAGCGACAGAGAGCGGCGAGCAAAACTGTTAGCCACCACGGTCTGAGAGAGACAAGgggggaagaaaaaaaactaaTCTGGGGGAAAGGGCACGTGTTGCGAGTCATTTGTTTGAGTCATCCGGAAGATCGTGAGTCATGCCAGGGTGGGTGGGTTatcaagatggagagatgtGCCCATAGTGGCGCTGTGGATCTTGACATTACACGGCTACTACTGCTGTACAGCACCAGCTATAAGAGTGTGGGGAGGTTCAGCCGTCCACAGCACAACAGACAGGCCAAGAGATGCCATTCCCCCCTGCAATGCGCACATACGTACTCAACAAATGCACGGAAAGAAACCGGGTGGGTGGTGatgtacgtacagtaccaggAGCGATCGGGACAATAGTCGATTTTTGCAGGCATATACATGTGCGCggagctacaagtatggtCCACCATCTGCCTGTATGAAACATCACCGCTATGCAGATCAATCACATCCTACTAAGGGTTGTATTGGTTGATATGATTGATACGTTGGTGGCTATGATTTTGCGGGTTCGATTTCAGATGGAAAATGCACTAGTTGGAAaagtactacttgtactcgcgAAAACCGGACCAACAAGCCGCTACCTGTATCGTCAAGAGGTGCACGCCATTGGGTTTGACAGTTGCTAGTGCCAACCTTGGCCGTTCCGACTTGATCCGGTCTCCAGCTGTGAGATATATAGTCCTTGAGACCACAGCAACGTCTTGCTTTGATGTTTCCCGGTCCCTTTGCCTTTCTCTCtcgctctctctctcttccgGATACCGTTTGATTATCTCCGATCCATCTCTCCAGGTCCAGATTCCAGAATGAATGCAAAGTTATAACCTAAACGGAGGAGCTTTTGTCCTGTCTACAGCAGCACGAACACCGTTGAACTTGGCGTTGGGCGAGGCTGGGGGGGGATGTTTGAGGCGATATTCCGCAAGTTTGGGGACCTGCAGATGTGCCTGACGTCTAGCTCAACCCGTATCTACCCAGCAATACCCTCCTTGCTCTCTCTGAGACATGCTAGATTGCAACTCAATTGGTCATCTACAAATAGTCCGTACTGCAGCAGCTGATGCGTGTTACGGAGAAAGCTTTCCCAATTTAACCGCAAAT
This genomic interval from Yarrowia lipolytica chromosome 1E, complete sequence contains the following:
- a CDS encoding uncharacterized protein (Compare to YALI0E16929g, similar to uniprot|P19262 Saccharomyces cerevisiae YDR148c KGD2 2-oxoglutarate dehydrogenase complex E2 component, similar to Saccharomyces cerevisiae KGD2 (YDR148C); ancestral locus Anc_8.329) is translated as MLRTIRSQSMRMASASSRRMLSSAASTSMLRQTLKAPSMTAQVTRPTVMTFKPVLLSRGYADVVEVPPMAESLTEGTLTAFEKDIGDFVEADEEIATIETDKIDVAVNAPFAGTITEFLVKPDDTVTVGQPLLKIERGEGSSSGGSKPPKEKKEEKTEEKEEPAPKEESAPAPKKEEAPKKEESAPAPKKEEKKPAPKEEKKTDATEGLGGFRKEERVKMNRMRLRIAERLKESQNTAASLTTFNEVDMSSLMEMRKLYKDEMLKKTGTKLGFMGAFSKAAALAMRDVPAVNAAIEGPNGGDTIVYRDYVDISVAVATPKGLVTPVVRNVDQLDVMGIEKAIHDLGVKARDNKITLEDMAGGTFTISNGGVFGSLFGTPIINMPQTAVLGLHGVKDRAVVVDGQVVSRPMMYLALTYDHRVLDGREAVVFLRTIKELIEDPRKMLLM
- a CDS encoding uncharacterized protein (Compare to YALI0E16907g, weakly similar to uniprot|P20485 Saccharomyces cerevisiae YLR133w CKI1 choline kinase, similar to Saccharomyces cerevisiae EKI1 (YDR147W) and CKI1 (YLR133W); ancestral locus Anc_8.328) produces the protein MAPQPDQSSMFVTSPQTQPDDSPLMTPLAVPQHAGLSQAISKLSLNTKAPGTVEKPVRPPLATRVSGPHIKLRRFSGTKSEHSSAGEEDLPPPNVNFFLDNRLPTEYFKQDILMLIHTLKIPKWKYVESTMAADMVVTRLSGALTNAVYHVAPPTYLKERLREANEGFVAKHRLPLPLLLRVYGPQVEHLIDRDSELRILQRLGRKNIGPKMMGTFTNGRFEQFFHAKTLSKEDLRDPDTSVQIAKRMRELHDHVRLLPEERMSGPGVWVNFEKWGVRAKEVLEILDNRAKTNPAAEWTCQTVVQSSWDEFLTMVAKYRSWLEHKHGGAESINKKLVFAHNDTQYGNLLRLEPPPGSPLLQPQLEHRQLIVIDFEYASPNARGFDICNHFCEWMSDYHDAQHPETIHEKAYPTVKEQLNLLNGYVEHGLESFDDEDQIQVEVDGLMEEVRDWRPAVHLYWLVWGIVQAVIDQEEDDEIREELNMETGQYTFETEEEKQQLSASSGSSANLKPSVSHSSASEVEEEEDPFDYLSYASQKAQLFWSDMIRFGLLDEKDYKGVTRFINA